One genomic window of Vibrio mangrovi includes the following:
- a CDS encoding methyl-accepting chemotaxis protein, with protein sequence MSMLRNMKVSLKLACLVFVAIIGFIVLLVIADQTLKRNLLHEKEQRMSAVVESVISQITHLDQTLPLEEAQKQAKIVLNSIRFDNGNYLFTINKSRYVIVHPLKPQLNGKQMGQPNNPADKRWFDFVEAGQKPNGGMVLYRFENLDGKMADKLSYLNNYAPWGWIIGSGMLVADIDEEIFSQLIKMGLSTLAIVIAMIILGAIISRAIVLPLDKIKDAMRHVVNGDMTVEIPISGKDEIGILAQRINESISAVRTALYESVTSAKQLSEAANRIAASAEDTSQAVSSQRDQLTQIATAMNEMSATVADVANHAESTAKDTIEASQEAGLGDKDVSSSVDSIKLLSKELEVASDRVNKLKEGVMEISEVTSVISGISEQTNLLALNAAIEAARAGEQGRGFAVVADEVRNLASRTNQSTEEIQSTINRLQQLAVSTADAMQKSQDLAYNSVQCAEGSGSDLKLIVNHIQHISDKSAQIATAAEEQSAVAEEMNRNISGINDAALEMSSSATTLARESENLAGMSRQLDDKLMMFKL encoded by the coding sequence ATGTCGATGCTAAGAAATATGAAAGTTAGCCTGAAACTAGCTTGTCTGGTTTTTGTCGCAATCATCGGTTTTATTGTATTACTTGTTATTGCAGACCAAACACTGAAAAGAAACTTGCTTCATGAAAAAGAACAACGAATGTCTGCCGTCGTTGAGTCTGTAATTTCTCAAATCACTCACCTTGACCAAACACTCCCTCTGGAAGAAGCACAAAAACAAGCCAAAATAGTTCTTAACTCGATTCGTTTCGATAACGGCAACTATTTATTTACGATCAATAAATCAAGGTATGTGATCGTGCACCCGTTGAAACCACAGTTGAATGGGAAACAAATGGGTCAGCCCAATAATCCGGCAGATAAACGCTGGTTTGACTTTGTAGAAGCGGGTCAGAAACCAAATGGTGGTATGGTACTTTACCGTTTCGAAAATTTAGATGGCAAAATGGCCGATAAGCTTTCCTATCTGAATAACTATGCTCCCTGGGGCTGGATTATCGGTTCAGGGATGCTTGTCGCAGACATTGATGAAGAAATATTCTCACAACTGATCAAAATGGGGCTTTCTACACTGGCAATTGTCATCGCGATGATCATACTCGGGGCAATTATTTCCCGTGCGATTGTCCTTCCGCTAGATAAAATTAAAGATGCGATGCGCCATGTCGTTAATGGCGACATGACCGTTGAGATTCCTATTAGCGGAAAAGATGAGATTGGCATTCTTGCCCAGCGAATCAATGAAAGTATCAGTGCGGTCCGGACTGCTTTATATGAATCGGTCACCTCTGCGAAACAACTCTCTGAGGCGGCAAACCGAATTGCTGCTTCTGCTGAAGATACCAGTCAGGCCGTGAGTTCTCAGAGAGACCAACTGACTCAGATAGCTACCGCGATGAATGAGATGAGTGCAACTGTCGCTGATGTAGCCAATCATGCAGAGTCGACCGCAAAAGATACGATAGAAGCAAGTCAGGAGGCAGGATTGGGCGATAAGGATGTCTCATCCAGTGTTGATAGCATTAAATTACTCTCTAAAGAGCTGGAAGTTGCTTCGGATCGGGTCAATAAACTGAAAGAAGGCGTCATGGAAATCAGTGAAGTGACTTCAGTTATTAGCGGAATTTCCGAACAAACCAATCTTCTGGCTCTGAATGCTGCCATAGAAGCTGCCCGGGCAGGAGAACAGGGACGTGGTTTTGCCGTCGTTGCCGATGAAGTTCGCAATCTGGCCAGCCGTACCAACCAGTCCACCGAAGAAATTCAGAGTACAATTAACCGCCTGCAACAGTTAGCTGTCAGTACAGCGGATGCCATGCAGAAGAGTCAGGATCTTGCATACAACAGCGTACAATGTGCAGAAGGATCCGGCAGCGACCTAAAATTAATCGTCAACCATATCCAGCATATCAGCGATAAATCTGCACAAATTGCAACTGCAGCAGAAGAACAGAGTGCAGTTGCCGAAGAGATGAATCGCAATATTTCAGGGATCAACGATGCGGCTCTGGAAATGTCCAGTTCAGCAACAACACTCGCCAGAGAAAGCGAAAACTTAGCTGGCATGTCCCGGCAACTGGATGACAAATTGATGATGTTCAAACTCTGA
- the nspC gene encoding carboxynorspermidine decarboxylase — MQKSELKTPYFMIDESKLIRNLEIAQHLKEISGVKLVLALKCFSTWGVFDIIKPYLDGTTSSGPYEVQLGYETFGGETHAYSVGYSEDDVKAVADICDKMIFNSQSQLAAYRHLVEEKASLGLRLNPGVSYAGQDLANPARQFSRLGVQADHLDPAVFDSIDGAMFHMNCENKDVDAFIRLLDAISQQFGEYLDRLKWVSLGGGVFFTWPGYDVEKLGQALKEFSGKHQVQLYLEPGEAIITQTTDLVVTVVDIVENEMTTAIVDSATEAHRLDTLIYNEPASVYESSENGSYEYVIGSCSCLAGDQFCIAKFDQPLEIGQKLHLVDSAGYTMVKLNWFNGLRMPSVYCERSSGEVQKLNEFDYADFKRSLSQWCVQ; from the coding sequence ATGCAAAAAAGTGAATTAAAAACACCCTATTTTATGATTGATGAATCTAAATTGATTCGTAATCTTGAAATTGCTCAACATCTGAAGGAAATTTCCGGTGTGAAGCTGGTTCTTGCGCTCAAATGCTTTTCCACGTGGGGAGTGTTTGACATTATCAAGCCCTATCTGGACGGTACAACAAGCTCTGGCCCTTATGAAGTTCAGCTGGGCTACGAAACATTTGGCGGAGAAACCCATGCTTATAGCGTCGGTTACAGCGAAGATGATGTAAAAGCTGTCGCAGATATCTGTGACAAGATGATTTTTAATTCACAATCGCAATTAGCGGCCTATCGCCATCTGGTTGAAGAGAAGGCTTCATTGGGTCTGCGTCTGAATCCGGGAGTGAGCTATGCTGGCCAGGATTTAGCAAATCCGGCGCGTCAGTTTTCCCGGTTGGGTGTTCAGGCCGATCATCTTGACCCGGCAGTTTTCGATTCAATTGATGGCGCTATGTTTCACATGAATTGTGAAAACAAAGATGTTGATGCATTTATTCGTCTCTTAGATGCTATTTCCCAACAGTTTGGTGAATATCTGGATCGTCTCAAGTGGGTCAGTCTTGGCGGTGGAGTCTTCTTTACCTGGCCGGGATACGATGTTGAGAAACTGGGGCAGGCTCTCAAAGAGTTTTCCGGGAAACATCAAGTGCAATTATATCTTGAGCCGGGAGAAGCGATTATCACCCAAACAACCGATCTGGTTGTCACAGTGGTTGATATTGTTGAAAACGAGATGACAACAGCCATCGTGGATTCTGCAACCGAAGCTCATCGGCTGGATACATTAATCTACAATGAACCGGCATCGGTTTATGAAAGTAGTGAAAATGGCTCATACGAATATGTCATTGGTTCCTGCTCATGTCTGGCTGGTGATCAATTCTGTATTGCGAAGTTTGATCAGCCACTGGAAATCGGTCAGAAGCTTCATTTAGTGGATAGTGCAGGTTATACCATGGTGAAACTGAACTGGTTCAATGGCTTGCGTATGCCTTCGGTATATTGTGAGCGTAGCAGTGGTGAGGTGCAAAAACTCAACGAATTTGATTATGCTGATTTTAAACGTTCATTGTCTCAGTGGTGTGTTCAGTAA
- a CDS encoding carboxynorspermidine synthase yields MSILQIGAGGVGWVVAHKAAQNNDILGDITIASRTITKCEKIIESVRRKGNLKDTQKKLEAREVNADDIDSLVALIHEVQPDLVINVGPPWVNIHVMEACYRAKVSYLDTSVAVDLCSEGQQVPEAYDWQWGYRDKFKEAGITGILGAGFDPGVVSVFAAYAVKHLFDEIDSIDVMDVNAGDHGKKFATNFDPETNMLEIQGDSFYWDNNEWKQVGCHTRMHEFDFPVVGRHKVYSMAHDEVRSLKEFIPAKRIEFWMGFGDRYLNYFNVMRDIGLLSPDPVTLPDGREVQPLHVLKALLPDPTSLAPGYKGNTCIGTWVQGKKGGEERSVFLYNIADHEVAYHDVEHQAISYTTGVPAITAAIQFFQKQWAEPGVFNMEQLDPDPFLKTMPQIGLDWDMQELEVRQPEIQILK; encoded by the coding sequence ATGTCAATTTTACAAATTGGAGCAGGAGGTGTTGGTTGGGTTGTTGCCCATAAGGCAGCCCAGAACAACGATATTTTAGGTGATATTACGATTGCATCCCGGACAATAACCAAGTGCGAAAAGATTATCGAATCGGTGCGTCGTAAAGGAAATCTGAAAGATACGCAAAAGAAGTTAGAAGCTCGTGAAGTCAACGCTGACGATATTGATTCTCTGGTCGCGTTAATTCACGAGGTTCAGCCTGATTTAGTCATTAATGTTGGCCCTCCGTGGGTCAACATCCATGTGATGGAAGCCTGCTATCGGGCCAAAGTTTCCTATCTGGATACTTCTGTTGCGGTTGATCTTTGCTCTGAAGGTCAGCAGGTCCCTGAAGCCTACGATTGGCAGTGGGGATACCGTGACAAATTTAAAGAAGCCGGTATTACAGGTATTCTGGGAGCCGGTTTTGATCCCGGAGTGGTGAGTGTATTTGCCGCTTACGCCGTGAAACATCTCTTTGATGAGATTGACAGTATTGATGTCATGGATGTGAATGCTGGCGATCACGGGAAAAAGTTTGCGACTAACTTTGACCCGGAAACGAATATGCTGGAAATTCAGGGGGATTCGTTTTACTGGGATAACAATGAGTGGAAACAGGTAGGCTGCCATACACGGATGCATGAATTTGATTTTCCTGTAGTGGGCAGACACAAAGTTTACTCGATGGCTCATGATGAAGTTCGCTCATTGAAAGAGTTTATCCCGGCAAAACGAATCGAGTTCTGGATGGGATTTGGTGATCGTTATCTGAATTACTTCAATGTGATGCGTGATATCGGTCTGTTGAGCCCTGACCCTGTAACATTGCCTGATGGCAGAGAAGTTCAGCCATTACATGTATTGAAAGCATTGCTGCCAGATCCAACCTCTTTAGCTCCGGGATACAAAGGTAATACCTGTATCGGCACCTGGGTTCAGGGGAAAAAAGGCGGGGAAGAACGGAGTGTTTTTCTGTATAACATCGCTGACCACGAAGTTGCCTACCATGATGTTGAACATCAGGCAATTTCTTATACAACGGGTGTTCCTGCGATTACTGCTGCAATTCAGTTCTTCCAGAAACAATGGGCCGAACCTGGTGTGTTCAATATGGAACAGCTGGATCCGGATCCATTCCTGAAAACCATGCCACAAATTGGTTTGGATTGGGACATGCAGGAACTGGAAGTCAGGCAGCCTGAAATTCAGATTCTGAAATAA
- a CDS encoding pyridoxal phosphate-dependent class III aminotransferase, translating into MSTAFEVNQNLSTVFSSQTPNVNGVYDLTPDQVLLDQEKYESEVRSYPRRLPIAIKQAYGALVEDTRGQVFLDCLAGAGTLVLGYNHPEINQALKEQLDSGLPYQTLDMTTPAKDHFIKQVRAFLPEELGENCAIQFCGPSGADAVEAAIKLAKQTTGRNTMFAFRGAYHGMTNGTMGMMGNLSTKARRTGLMSDVHFMPFPYNIRCPFGLGGEEGARASIRYIERLLGDDEAGIMKPAAIIVEPVQGEGGVVPAPAFWLRELRRICDEHGILLIFDEVQCGVGKTGYNFAFEEAGIIPDILCLSKAIGGGLPMSLLVFKKEIDTWRAGEHTGTFRGNQLAMVSGAKALEIIQRDNLVEHANIAGQYLRMGLEKIQSRVNCIAEVRGKGLMLGVEIKNPQGELNKFGEPQADGALTLRIQRAALERGLMVEKGGREGSVIRFLPPIIISYEQIDFALRVLEEAILAAGGGEKVPEAENQAAWKKHFIHTGYQGSQQFSKVMNHTTAAMKSIFDAVQAPYSGMDPLQLEQAIYAVDLDHKNALLTDVISDTAELVAKNSIIVQHPNCIAHLHTPPLLSSVAAEAMIGALNQSMDSWDQSSAATYVEQRVIDWMCTKYRLGDLADGVFTSGGTQSNQMGLQLARDWIADKLSGHSIQKLGLPDYADKLRIVCSENAHFTVQKSAYWMGLGEKAVLTVDTLPNGTMDASRLAGVIEQAKAEGLIPFAVVGTAGTTDHGAIDDLHTIADVAEQHGLWMHVDSAYGGALILSSHAERLSGIERARSITVDFHKLFYQTISCGAFLVKDKADFKYLLHHADYLNREHDTLPNLVDKSLSTTRRFDALKVYMTMQSVGPVALGEMYDHLIQQTQQVAQLIDNDPGYELLSQPSLSTVLFRAVHPAVTDLDALNQKVRLEALTRGVAVLGETVINGQTAMKLTILNPCLDISDFESLMEKITQLTSELVG; encoded by the coding sequence ATGAGTACTGCCTTTGAAGTCAATCAAAATCTTTCAACAGTTTTTTCATCACAAACACCAAATGTGAATGGTGTTTATGATTTAACGCCGGATCAGGTACTTTTAGATCAAGAAAAGTACGAATCTGAAGTGCGCTCGTATCCCCGCCGTTTGCCGATTGCAATTAAGCAGGCATATGGCGCTTTGGTTGAGGATACACGTGGTCAGGTTTTTCTCGACTGTCTTGCCGGAGCCGGTACTTTAGTGCTCGGATATAATCATCCGGAAATTAATCAGGCGCTCAAAGAACAGTTAGATTCGGGACTTCCTTATCAAACGCTGGATATGACAACACCAGCAAAGGATCACTTTATTAAGCAGGTGCGGGCATTTCTTCCTGAAGAGTTGGGAGAAAATTGTGCGATTCAGTTTTGTGGACCTTCCGGTGCTGATGCTGTAGAAGCCGCCATCAAGCTTGCTAAACAGACTACTGGTCGCAATACCATGTTTGCGTTTCGTGGCGCATATCATGGAATGACCAACGGCACCATGGGAATGATGGGTAATTTGAGTACCAAAGCCCGTCGTACCGGGTTAATGTCTGATGTTCATTTCATGCCATTCCCATATAACATTCGTTGCCCGTTTGGCCTTGGTGGTGAAGAAGGTGCCCGTGCCAGCATTCGGTATATTGAACGTCTGCTGGGAGACGATGAAGCCGGTATCATGAAGCCAGCCGCGATTATTGTCGAGCCGGTTCAGGGTGAAGGTGGTGTTGTTCCTGCTCCTGCTTTCTGGCTGCGTGAGCTACGCCGTATTTGTGATGAGCACGGCATCTTACTGATTTTTGATGAAGTGCAATGTGGTGTTGGGAAAACCGGCTACAACTTTGCTTTTGAAGAAGCGGGAATCATCCCGGATATTCTTTGTCTGTCCAAAGCGATTGGTGGTGGTCTGCCAATGTCGTTACTGGTATTCAAAAAAGAAATCGATACATGGCGTGCTGGCGAACATACCGGTACGTTTCGTGGTAACCAATTGGCAATGGTTTCAGGTGCTAAAGCGCTTGAAATTATTCAGCGTGATAATTTGGTTGAGCATGCAAATATTGCAGGACAGTACTTGCGTATGGGTCTGGAGAAGATCCAAAGCCGGGTAAATTGTATCGCTGAAGTCCGTGGTAAAGGCCTGATGCTTGGTGTTGAAATCAAGAATCCACAGGGTGAACTGAATAAATTTGGTGAGCCGCAGGCAGATGGTGCGTTGACTCTCAGAATTCAACGTGCAGCATTGGAAAGAGGCCTGATGGTTGAAAAGGGTGGGCGTGAAGGCTCTGTCATCCGCTTCCTGCCACCGATCATTATTTCTTATGAACAGATTGATTTTGCACTCCGTGTTCTGGAAGAAGCGATTCTGGCTGCCGGTGGTGGTGAAAAAGTTCCGGAAGCAGAGAATCAGGCTGCATGGAAAAAGCATTTTATCCATACCGGTTATCAGGGAAGTCAGCAATTTTCAAAGGTCATGAATCATACAACGGCTGCAATGAAGTCAATCTTTGACGCTGTTCAGGCGCCATATTCCGGTATGGATCCTTTGCAACTGGAACAAGCGATTTATGCCGTAGATTTAGATCATAAAAATGCACTGTTGACCGATGTTATTTCTGATACAGCAGAATTGGTTGCCAAAAACTCAATTATTGTGCAACACCCGAACTGTATTGCACATTTGCATACGCCGCCGCTGCTGTCCTCCGTTGCAGCAGAGGCCATGATTGGTGCATTGAATCAATCAATGGATTCCTGGGATCAGTCGTCGGCAGCTACTTATGTTGAGCAGCGTGTTATTGACTGGATGTGTACCAAGTACCGGCTAGGGGATTTAGCTGATGGTGTTTTCACCAGCGGCGGTACTCAAAGCAACCAGATGGGCTTACAACTGGCCCGGGACTGGATTGCAGATAAACTGAGCGGCCACTCGATTCAGAAGCTGGGCTTGCCTGATTATGCTGATAAATTACGGATTGTGTGTTCTGAAAATGCCCACTTTACCGTACAAAAGTCAGCATATTGGATGGGGTTGGGAGAGAAAGCGGTTCTGACCGTTGATACCTTACCAAACGGGACTATGGATGCGTCCAGACTGGCTGGCGTAATCGAGCAGGCAAAGGCTGAAGGTCTGATTCCGTTTGCTGTCGTGGGGACAGCAGGGACGACCGATCATGGCGCAATTGATGATCTGCATACCATTGCTGATGTTGCTGAACAGCATGGTCTATGGATGCATGTCGACAGTGCTTATGGTGGAGCTCTTATCCTGAGTAGTCATGCTGAGCGTTTAAGTGGTATCGAACGTGCTCGTTCAATTACGGTTGATTTTCATAAATTGTTCTATCAAACAATTAGTTGTGGTGCATTCCTGGTGAAGGATAAAGCAGACTTCAAATATCTGCTGCATCATGCAGATTATCTGAACCGGGAGCACGACACATTGCCGAATCTGGTCGATAAATCGCTTTCAACCACCAGACGTTTTGACGCTTTGAAAGTCTATATGACGATGCAAAGTGTCGGGCCTGTTGCATTGGGTGAGATGTATGATCACTTAATCCAGCAAACACAACAGGTCGCACAGTTGATTGATAATGATCCGGGATATGAGTTGTTATCTCAGCCATCATTGTCTACAGTTTTGTTCCGCGCAGTACATCCAGCAGTGACTGATCTGGATGCGTTGAACCAGAAGGTACGTCTTGAGGCGTTAACCAGAGGTGTTGCAGTACTTGGCGAAACCGTGATAAACGGTCAGACCGCTATGAAACTGACAATTTTGAATCCATGTTTAGACATCAGCGATTTTGAATCGTTAATGGAGAAAATCACACAGCTAACCAGCGAACTAGTCGGATAA
- the nhaA gene encoding Na+/H+ antiporter NhaA yields MTDMIRKFFKMESSGGLMLVLASFLAMWIANSSQQALYEEVLHIPLLGLSLRHWINDGLMAVFFLLIGLEVKRELFEGALKQRETAVFPAIAAVGGMLAPALIYALLNQNDSLAVQGWAIPAATDIAFALGIMALLGNRVPLSLKVFLLALAIIDDLGVIVIIALFYSSDLSTLALSVGLTMVGLLVLLSYKRVTSLTPYLVVGAILWVAVLKSGVHATLAGVILGFAIPLKGKNGGSSPLKQLEHWLHPYVAFAILPVFAFANAGISMSAVSTEILTHTVPLGVSLGLLIGKPLGVFSFSWLALKFGFAKLPEGVKLKQIFAVSVLCGIGFTMSIFISSLAFGEIAEELDTYARVGILMGSTLAAVLGYILLRVSSPAENVAVSER; encoded by the coding sequence ATGACAGACATGATCCGGAAATTCTTCAAGATGGAATCAAGCGGTGGGCTTATGCTTGTATTAGCATCGTTTTTAGCCATGTGGATCGCAAACTCTTCCCAGCAGGCATTATATGAAGAGGTTTTACATATACCGTTACTTGGTCTGTCACTACGGCATTGGATCAATGATGGCTTAATGGCGGTATTTTTCCTGTTGATTGGTCTGGAAGTGAAACGGGAGCTTTTCGAAGGGGCTCTGAAGCAACGGGAAACAGCTGTATTCCCAGCAATTGCTGCTGTTGGTGGTATGCTAGCTCCGGCACTAATTTATGCGTTGCTAAATCAGAATGACTCTCTGGCAGTTCAGGGATGGGCGATTCCGGCAGCCACTGATATTGCATTTGCTTTAGGGATTATGGCATTGCTCGGGAACCGGGTTCCGCTCAGTCTGAAGGTCTTTTTACTGGCTCTGGCGATTATTGATGACCTGGGTGTGATTGTTATTATTGCCCTGTTTTATAGTAGTGATCTGTCAACACTCGCTTTATCTGTCGGACTGACGATGGTTGGGCTTCTTGTTCTGTTAAGTTATAAGCGCGTGACGAGTCTGACACCTTATCTGGTGGTTGGAGCGATTCTCTGGGTCGCCGTGCTGAAATCGGGAGTACATGCAACACTAGCCGGTGTCATTCTTGGTTTTGCGATTCCTCTGAAGGGGAAAAATGGTGGGTCGTCGCCATTAAAGCAATTGGAGCATTGGTTACATCCATATGTCGCTTTTGCCATTTTGCCGGTTTTTGCTTTCGCTAATGCTGGTATTTCAATGTCTGCGGTTTCAACTGAGATTCTGACTCATACGGTTCCGTTAGGTGTATCTCTGGGATTGTTGATTGGAAAGCCTTTAGGCGTGTTTAGTTTTAGCTGGCTTGCGCTGAAATTCGGTTTTGCAAAACTTCCTGAAGGTGTAAAACTAAAGCAAATCTTTGCGGTATCTGTGTTGTGCGGAATCGGCTTTACCATGTCGATATTTATTTCTTCACTGGCGTTTGGTGAAATTGCCGAAGAACTGGATACGTATGCAAGAGTGGGAATTCTGATGGGGTCAACTCTGGCCGCCGTCCTTGGATATATTTTATTGAGAGTGTCTTCACCAGCAGAAAACGTGGCGGTTTCTGAACGGTGA